One genomic segment of Sminthopsis crassicaudata isolate SCR6 chromosome 2, ASM4859323v1, whole genome shotgun sequence includes these proteins:
- the LOC141553399 gene encoding olfactory receptor 11H4-like — translation MNRSITTTVTEFVLLGFPGSWETQVTLFSLLLVIYILTLLGNGAIICAVIWDQRLHTPMYILLSNFSFLEIWYVSSTVPNMLTNFISKTKTISFCGCFLQFYFFFSLGTTECLFLAVMAYDRYLAICCPLHYPTIMTGRHCATLVSLCWLIGFLGYPILIFLISQLPYCSSNIIDHFLCDMDPLMALSCAPAPITELIFYTQSSLVLFLSIMYIFTSYTLVLKAVFQVPSAAGRRKAFSTCGSHLMVVSLFYGTVMVMYVSPTYGIPTLMQKIVTLVYSVMTPFLNPLIYSLRNKDMKCALKAVLCGMRSSQFS, via the coding sequence ATGAATAGGTCAATAACAACCACTGTGACTGAGTTTGTCCTCCTAGGCTTTCCTGGGTCCTGGGAGACACAGGTTACCCTCTTCTCACTGCTTTTGGTCATCTACATCCTGACTCTTCTTGGTAATGGAGCTATCATCTGTGCAGTAATATGGGACCAGCGACTTCACACTCCCATGTACATTCTCCTAAGCAACTTTTCCTTCCTTGAAATTTGGTATGTTTCTTCCACTGTTCCCAATATGTTGACCAATTTTATctccaaaaccaaaacaatttcATTCTGTGGATGCTTcttacaattttatttcttcttttcccttggTACAACTGAATGTCTTTTCCTAGCAGTTATGGCTTATGACAGATATCTGGCTATCTGCTGCCCACTGCACTACCCAACCATCATGACTGGGAGGCATTGTGCCACCCTGGTATCTCTCTGTTGGTTGATTGGCTTTCTTGGCTACCCAATTCTCATTTTCTTAATCTCCCAACTGCCCTACTGCAGTTCTAACATCATAGATCACTTTTTGTGTGACATGGATCCACTGATGGCCCTCTCCTGTGCTCCAGCTCCTATCACTGAGCTGATCTTCTATACCCAGAGCTCCCTTGTCCTCTTTCTCTCCATTATGTATATTTTCACATCGTATACACTGGTGCTTAAAGCTGTATTTCAGGTGCCTTCAGCTGCTGGTCGGCGTAAAGCCTTCTCTACATGTGGATCTCATTTGATGGTAGTGTCTCTTTTCTATGGGACAGTCATGGTGATGTATGTGAGCCCAACATATGGTATCCCAACTTTGATGCAAAAAATTGTCACTTTGGTGTACTCAGTAATGACTCCATTCTTAAACCCTTTAATCTATAGTCTGCGCAATAAGGATATGAAATGTGCCCTAAAAGCAGTCTTGTGCGGCATGAGAAGTAGCCAATTTTCATGA
- the LOC141552757 gene encoding olfactory receptor 11H6-like, with amino-acid sequence MKAAKADTVECLVWSNIKRTKIVHRVLVLEPNRSITHTVTEFVLLGFSGHREMQNLLFSLISVVYILTLLGNGAIVSAVKWDKQLHTPMYILLGNFAFLEIWYVSSTVPNMLANILSETKTISFSGCFFQFYFFFSLGTTECFFLSVMAYDRYLAICRPLHYPTIMTGKFCVTLIAACWVSGFLCYPVPIILISQLPFCGPNIIDHFVCDPGPLFALICVPAPGIKLICYTFNSMIIFGPFLFILGSYTLVLRAVLHVPSGAGRRKAFSTCGSHLVVVSLFYGTLMVMYVSPTSGNPAGMQKIVTLVYSVITPLLNPLIYSLRNKDMKNALRKVLERLKFNQIS; translated from the exons atgaaggcaGCTAAAGCAGATACTGTGGAATGCTTAGTTTGGTCCAACATCAAACGCACCAAGATCGTTCACCGTGTTCTAG TTTTGGAACCTAACAGGTCAATTACACACACTGTGACTGAGTTTGTCCTCCTGGGTTTTTCTGGTCACAGGGAAATGCAGAATCTCCTCTTCTCCCTGATCTCAGTGGTTTACATCCTGACTTTGTTGGGAAATGGAGCCATTGTCTCTGCAGTCAAATGGGACAAGCAACTCCACACACCCATGTACATCCTCTTGGGGAACTTTGCTTTCCTTGAAATATGGTATGTTTCTTCTACTGTTCCCAACATGTTGGCCAACATTCTATCTGAGACCAAGACcatctctttctctggatgcttcttccagttctacttctttttctccctgGGTACTACTGAGTGTTTCTTCCTATCAGTCATGGCATATGATCGGTACCTAGCCATTTGCAGACCACTACATTACCCCACCATCATGACAGGGAAGTTCTGTGTCACCCTGATAGCTGCCTGTTGGGTGAGTGGATTTCTTTGTTATCCAGTTCCCATTATTCTTATATCTCAGCTGCCCTTCTGTGGCCCTAACATCATCGATCACTTTGTCTGTGACCCAGGCCCATTATTTGCACTCATCTGTGTCCCTGCTCCTGGTATTAAGCTCATCTGCTACACTTTTAACTCCATGATTATTTTTGGACCCTTCCTCTTCATCCTTGGATCCTACACCCTGGTCCTCCGAGCTGTGCTACATGTTCCCTCTGGTGCTGGACGACGTAAAGCCTTCTCCACATGTGGATCCCATCTGGTGGTCGTGTCTTTGTTCTATGGCACCCTCATGGTAATGTATGTAAGCCCAACATCTGGGAATCCAGCTGGAATGCAGAAGATTGTCACACTGGTGTACTCAGTAATAACTCCACTCTTAAACCCTCTAATCTACAGTCTACGCAACAAGGACATGAAAAATGCCCTGAGGAAAGTCCTAGAAAGATTAAAATTTAACCAGATTTCATGA